A stretch of the Desulfobacter sp. genome encodes the following:
- a CDS encoding hydrogenase iron-sulfur subunit has translation MTENNTKIVAFLCNWCSYGAADLAGVSRMQYPADVRVVRIPCTGRLSPKFILSALREGADAVWVSGUHPGECHYLDGNYYARRKFALMGNLLEHMGIEKDRVHFSWISSAEATKFVDVVREISEKVKALGPNTKFVKDYN, from the coding sequence ATGACTGAGAACAATACTAAAATAGTTGCTTTTTTGTGTAATTGGTGCAGCTATGGTGCAGCGGATCTAGCAGGCGTCAGCAGAATGCAATACCCCGCGGACGTCCGGGTGGTCAGAATACCCTGTACGGGCAGACTGAGTCCTAAATTTATTTTGTCGGCATTGAGAGAAGGCGCAGATGCGGTCTGGGTCTCCGGCTGACATCCCGGCGAATGTCATTACCTGGATGGTAATTATTATGCACGTAGAAAATTTGCACTCATGGGCAACCTTCTTGAACACATGGGTATTGAAAAGGACCGGGTTCATTTTTCCTGGATCTCTTCTGCCGAAGCCACCAAGTTTGTGGATGTGGTCAGAGAAATTTCGGAAAAAGTAAAGGCCCTTGGACCCAATACAAAATTTGTGAAGGACTATAATTAA
- a CDS encoding FAD-dependent oxidoreductase: protein MVTFKLNGKEVQGEEGQYIIHVAEKYGVDIPTLCHHKALEPAGMCRICTVELFDGRRTKFVTACNYPIWESMEITTNSDAVIQGRKLIVEMLLARCPEVPLLQRLAKEYGIEKPRFESQGDDCILCGLCVRMCEKVGNAAISLTGRGTDMYINTPFGVQSDVCMACGACASVCPTGHITLEKIKEEFTKAHPSLIPDEYEMGLKGRKPVYVPYAQAVPNTPAIDRDVCMHFKTGGCQVCSEVCQMDAIDHTMQDEIIELDAGAVVLSPGFEPFDPSKFDNYGYANHPNVMTAMEFERILSASGPTAGHLTRMSDHKEPKKVAWFQCVGSRDQNRCDNKYCSSVCCMYALKEAVIAKEHAGDDLDCAIFYMDMRTHGKDFERYYNRAQDQGVRFLRSRVHTVVPDDSTGDLNITYTSESGENIKETFDMIVLSIGLEISPEIVDMAKKLGIELTDGNFAKTASFSPVETSRKGVFVAGAFQGPKDIPQAVVDSSAAAGEAGALLSSARNTLTKVPEEIPETNIVGERPRIGVFVCKCGTNIAGVVNVPEVRDYAADLPYVEYCSDNLYSCSQDTQETMTQIIKTNKLNRIVVAACTPKTHEPLFQETLINAGLNKYLFEMTNIRNHASWVHKDSPVLATQKAKDLVRMAVSKVALMEPLEEAELQVKPVAMVIGGGISGMVAAKNLAEQNYEVHLIERDGVLGGQANNLYHTYQDEDIATELASLIKDVKANDKVKLHLNTSLENVEGFVGNFTSELKESGTVTTLEHGVAVVATGGHAHTPDEYCYGQDDRIMTSLDLDRRFIEKDESLKKLESAVFIQCVGSREKQRPYCSRVCCTHSIDNALELKKLNPDMDVYILYRDIRTYGEREYKYQQAREAGVIFIRYSVDNKPGVEIKEGKILITATDHVLDLPVQIEADLLTLASAIVPNKDERLANFFKVPLNEDGFFVERHAKLGPSEFATDGVFLCGLAHYPKPIDEAIAHGQAAASRAVTLLAKETVHTSGNVAQVDPMKCSACGVCVSICPYSAPAFETEGRFEGKAAVNPVLCKGCGLCVASCRSGALHLKGFDTNQILAQIFALNEAV, encoded by the coding sequence ATGGTAACTTTTAAACTCAACGGTAAAGAAGTACAGGGAGAAGAGGGCCAGTATATTATTCACGTCGCTGAGAAATACGGTGTGGATATCCCCACCCTTTGCCACCACAAGGCATTGGAACCGGCAGGGATGTGCCGGATCTGTACAGTGGAACTTTTTGACGGCAGACGGACAAAATTTGTCACTGCCTGTAATTACCCCATCTGGGAAAGCATGGAAATCACCACCAACAGTGATGCTGTCATTCAGGGCAGAAAACTCATTGTTGAAATGCTTTTGGCCAGGTGTCCTGAGGTCCCCCTGCTCCAGCGACTGGCCAAGGAATACGGCATTGAAAAACCCCGGTTTGAATCCCAGGGAGATGACTGTATATTGTGCGGGCTTTGCGTGCGCATGTGTGAAAAGGTCGGAAATGCAGCCATCAGCTTAACCGGCCGCGGTACGGACATGTACATTAACACCCCCTTTGGGGTTCAGTCGGATGTGTGCATGGCCTGCGGGGCCTGTGCATCGGTCTGCCCCACAGGACACATCACCCTTGAAAAGATCAAGGAAGAATTTACCAAGGCTCATCCCTCTTTGATCCCCGATGAATACGAGATGGGACTCAAGGGCAGAAAACCGGTTTATGTACCCTATGCCCAGGCCGTGCCCAACACCCCTGCCATTGACAGGGATGTGTGCATGCATTTTAAAACCGGCGGATGCCAGGTCTGTTCAGAAGTCTGTCAGATGGATGCCATTGACCATACCATGCAGGACGAGATTATTGAGCTGGATGCAGGGGCCGTGGTTCTTTCTCCGGGATTTGAGCCCTTTGATCCGTCCAAGTTTGACAATTACGGATATGCAAACCATCCCAATGTCATGACCGCCATGGAGTTTGAGCGGATTTTATCTGCATCAGGGCCTACCGCAGGTCATTTAACCCGGATGTCCGATCACAAGGAACCCAAGAAAGTGGCCTGGTTCCAATGTGTGGGATCCAGGGATCAGAACAGATGCGACAATAAGTACTGCTCGTCTGTCTGCTGCATGTATGCCCTTAAAGAGGCTGTTATTGCCAAGGAGCATGCCGGAGATGATCTGGACTGTGCCATTTTCTACATGGACATGAGAACCCATGGAAAAGACTTTGAAAGATATTATAACAGGGCCCAGGACCAGGGGGTCAGATTCTTGAGAAGCCGGGTTCATACCGTGGTTCCCGATGACAGCACAGGGGATCTTAATATCACCTACACCAGTGAATCCGGAGAAAATATCAAAGAAACCTTTGATATGATCGTTCTTTCCATAGGCCTTGAGATTTCTCCTGAAATCGTTGACATGGCCAAAAAATTAGGCATTGAACTTACGGATGGGAACTTTGCTAAAACAGCTTCTTTTTCTCCTGTGGAAACCAGCAGAAAAGGGGTGTTTGTGGCCGGTGCCTTTCAGGGTCCCAAGGATATTCCCCAGGCGGTTGTCGACTCTTCTGCTGCAGCCGGTGAAGCCGGCGCCCTATTGTCCTCGGCCCGAAATACCTTGACCAAAGTGCCTGAAGAGATTCCTGAAACCAATATTGTGGGAGAGCGTCCCAGAATCGGGGTCTTTGTCTGTAAATGCGGCACCAATATCGCAGGGGTGGTCAATGTTCCCGAAGTCAGGGATTATGCAGCTGACCTGCCCTATGTTGAATATTGTTCTGATAACCTATACTCATGCTCCCAGGACACCCAGGAGACCATGACCCAGATTATCAAGACCAACAAGCTCAACAGAATCGTGGTGGCGGCCTGTACCCCTAAAACCCATGAACCTCTGTTCCAGGAAACCCTGATCAATGCGGGGCTCAATAAGTATTTATTTGAAATGACCAATATCAGAAACCATGCCTCCTGGGTACACAAGGACTCTCCGGTTCTGGCCACCCAAAAGGCCAAGGATCTTGTCCGCATGGCCGTCTCCAAGGTGGCCCTGATGGAACCCTTGGAAGAGGCTGAACTTCAGGTCAAACCCGTGGCCATGGTTATCGGCGGCGGTATTTCAGGAATGGTGGCTGCCAAGAACCTTGCAGAACAGAACTATGAGGTTCATCTCATTGAACGAGACGGGGTATTGGGCGGCCAGGCAAACAATCTGTACCATACCTATCAGGATGAAGATATTGCTACAGAGCTTGCCTCCCTGATCAAGGATGTTAAGGCCAATGACAAGGTAAAGCTCCACCTCAACACAAGTTTGGAAAATGTTGAGGGCTTTGTGGGTAATTTTACCTCTGAATTAAAAGAATCAGGCACGGTTACGACGCTTGAACACGGGGTTGCCGTGGTTGCAACCGGTGGTCACGCCCATACGCCTGATGAATACTGCTATGGTCAAGATGACAGGATCATGACCAGCCTGGATCTGGACAGAAGATTCATTGAAAAGGATGAGTCCCTTAAAAAACTTGAATCCGCCGTATTTATTCAATGCGTCGGATCAAGGGAAAAACAGCGGCCCTATTGTTCACGGGTATGCTGTACCCATTCCATTGATAATGCTTTAGAGCTTAAAAAACTCAATCCGGACATGGATGTCTATATCCTGTACCGGGATATCAGAACCTATGGGGAACGCGAATATAAGTACCAGCAGGCCCGGGAAGCAGGCGTTATTTTTATCCGCTATTCAGTGGATAATAAACCCGGGGTGGAGATAAAAGAGGGCAAGATTTTGATCACTGCAACTGATCATGTGCTTGACCTACCTGTGCAGATCGAGGCAGATCTATTGACCCTGGCCAGCGCCATCGTGCCCAATAAAGATGAACGACTGGCCAATTTCTTTAAGGTGCCTCTGAACGAAGACGGGTTTTTTGTTGAAAGACATGCCAAGCTCGGGCCTTCGGAATTTGCCACAGACGGGGTTTTCTTATGCGGACTTGCCCATTACCCCAAACCCATTGACGAAGCCATTGCCCATGGACAAGCCGCAGCCTCAAGGGCGGTGACCCTGCTGGCCAAAGAGACGGTTCATACCTCCGGCAATGTGGCCCAGGTCGATCCCATGAAGTGCAGTGCCTGCGGCGTCTGTGTATCCATCTGTCCCTATTCGGCTCCTGCCTTTGAGACCGAAGGCAGATTTGAAGGCAAGGCAGCGGTAAATCCCGTGCTTTGCAAGGGATGCGGGTTGTGCGTGGCATCCTGTAGGTCCGGTGCCCTTCATTTGAAAGGCTTTGATACAAACCAGATACTTGCACAAATCTTTGCTTTGAATGAAGCAGTATAA
- a CDS encoding 4Fe-4S binding protein: protein MTIQSVKDLETIKEEYRIKLNLPETVKVNIGMASCGIAAGAKDSFDTAKQAFSDNKKIDICQTGCIGYCEVEPLVEVIAKDQPRMMFKNVTKDKIVDIINAYINNDYSDKKIKKHILGQVKDPRSLLEDDMENPQEKVAPLEDIPFLEETPFFKGQVKIALRNCGYVDPDSIEEYFGKQGYIAFLNALHNTKPQDIITAVKESGLRGRGGGGFPTGIKWATCAKHEGDRSIICNADEGDPGAYMDRSILEGDPHSVIEGMLIAGLAIGSSQGFMYVRNEYPLAVKRLVTAIKQATDYGLLGDNIAGTNFSFKIKISTGAGAFVCGESTALMASLEGKVGRPKAKYVHTVEKGFRDQPTNLNNVETYANVPAIVLKGAPWYAGFGTDNSKGTKAFSLVGKVRNTGLLEVPMGIPLKDIVFNMGEGLPGKKKFKAVQTGGPSGGCIPEGLMDTPVDYQQLASVGSIMGSGGMIVMDENTCMVDVARYFLDFLKDESCGQCNPCREGIKQSLDILTAICEGNGKEGDIELLEELGVMIGNFSLCGLGTSAPNPVLTTIKYFREEYESHIRDKKCKAGVCKNLFVYEIDESACTGCGLCAKKCPQDAITGDKKEPHVLDQDKCIKCGICYDACKFNAIVIK, encoded by the coding sequence ATGACCATTCAGTCTGTAAAAGATCTGGAAACCATAAAAGAGGAATACCGGATAAAGCTCAATCTTCCTGAGACGGTTAAGGTAAACATCGGTATGGCCTCCTGCGGTATTGCCGCAGGTGCCAAGGATTCCTTTGATACTGCTAAACAAGCATTTTCAGATAATAAAAAAATTGATATCTGTCAGACCGGCTGCATCGGATACTGCGAGGTTGAACCCCTAGTTGAAGTCATTGCCAAGGATCAACCCCGGATGATGTTTAAAAATGTCACCAAAGACAAAATCGTTGATATTATCAATGCCTATATCAATAACGACTATAGTGATAAAAAAATTAAAAAGCATATCCTCGGCCAGGTTAAGGACCCAAGATCCCTTCTGGAAGATGACATGGAAAATCCCCAGGAAAAGGTCGCCCCTTTAGAGGATATTCCCTTTCTTGAAGAGACCCCGTTTTTCAAGGGTCAGGTTAAAATTGCCCTGAGAAACTGCGGGTATGTGGATCCGGATTCCATTGAAGAATACTTTGGCAAGCAAGGGTATATTGCCTTTTTAAATGCCCTTCACAATACCAAACCCCAGGATATCATCACCGCTGTTAAAGAATCAGGCCTCAGGGGCCGGGGCGGCGGAGGATTTCCCACCGGCATCAAATGGGCCACCTGTGCCAAACATGAGGGGGACAGATCCATTATCTGCAATGCAGATGAAGGGGACCCCGGAGCCTATATGGATCGAAGCATCCTTGAAGGCGATCCCCATTCTGTGATCGAAGGCATGCTCATCGCAGGCCTTGCCATCGGTTCTTCCCAGGGGTTTATGTATGTGAGAAACGAATATCCTTTAGCCGTAAAACGCCTGGTTACGGCCATCAAACAGGCCACGGACTACGGTCTTTTAGGGGATAATATTGCAGGAACCAACTTTTCTTTTAAAATCAAGATATCCACCGGGGCCGGCGCCTTTGTCTGCGGTGAATCCACGGCGCTTATGGCCTCCCTTGAAGGAAAGGTCGGCCGTCCCAAGGCCAAGTACGTCCATACGGTTGAAAAGGGCTTTCGTGATCAGCCCACCAATTTGAACAATGTGGAAACCTATGCCAATGTGCCTGCCATCGTTTTAAAGGGTGCACCCTGGTATGCCGGTTTCGGTACGGACAACTCCAAGGGCACCAAGGCCTTTTCCCTGGTGGGCAAAGTCAGAAACACAGGACTTCTTGAAGTGCCCATGGGCATCCCCTTGAAAGATATTGTGTTTAATATGGGCGAGGGACTTCCCGGCAAAAAGAAATTCAAGGCGGTCCAGACCGGCGGACCTTCCGGAGGATGTATCCCGGAAGGCCTCATGGATACCCCAGTGGATTACCAGCAGCTGGCAAGTGTGGGATCCATTATGGGATCCGGTGGCATGATTGTCATGGATGAAAATACCTGCATGGTGGATGTGGCCAGATATTTCTTGGATTTTCTCAAGGATGAATCCTGCGGCCAGTGCAACCCCTGCCGGGAAGGGATCAAACAGTCCCTGGATATTTTGACCGCCATCTGCGAGGGCAACGGCAAGGAAGGTGACATTGAACTGCTCGAAGAACTCGGGGTGATGATTGGAAACTTTTCACTCTGCGGTCTGGGCACCTCAGCGCCTAATCCCGTGCTGACCACCATTAAATACTTCAGGGAAGAGTACGAATCCCATATCCGGGATAAAAAGTGCAAGGCAGGTGTCTGCAAGAATCTCTTTGTCTATGAAATTGACGAAAGTGCCTGTACCGGGTGCGGGCTTTGTGCCAAAAAATGCCCACAGGATGCCATCACAGGTGACAAAAAAGAACCCCACGTCCTGGACCAGGACAAATGTATTAAATGTGGAATTTGTTACGATGCCTGTAAATTTAACGCAATCGTTATCAAATAA
- the nuoE gene encoding NADH-quinone oxidoreductase subunit NuoE, which translates to MSTISTQHDSGEQIDYLELDQIIETDFHEDKENLIMILQAIQRRYNYLPKPALLYLSQKLSIPYSRIYEVSTFYSTFSLEPRGRNIISICTGTACHVRGAERAKEQIESTLNIKDGGTTEDQRYTLESVRCIGCCSLGPVIKINEDMHGRIKPDEIKKVLNQYE; encoded by the coding sequence ATGAGCACAATAAGTACTCAGCACGACAGCGGTGAGCAAATAGATTATCTGGAGCTAGACCAGATAATTGAAACGGATTTTCACGAGGACAAAGAGAATTTAATTATGATTCTCCAAGCCATACAGCGCCGTTATAATTACCTTCCCAAACCAGCACTCTTATACTTATCCCAAAAATTGTCCATACCTTACAGCCGAATCTACGAAGTCTCTACCTTTTACTCAACCTTCAGTCTTGAACCCAGGGGACGCAATATCATCTCCATTTGTACGGGTACTGCCTGCCATGTCAGGGGGGCGGAACGCGCCAAAGAACAGATTGAGTCAACCCTTAACATAAAAGATGGTGGAACCACCGAAGACCAAAGATATACCCTTGAGTCTGTTCGTTGCATTGGCTGCTGCAGTTTAGGCCCTGTCATTAAAATCAATGAAGATATGCATGGCCGGATTAAGCCTGACGAAATTAAAAAGGTGTTAAACCAATACGAATAA
- a CDS encoding CoB--CoM heterodisulfide reductase iron-sulfur subunit A family protein — protein MNSEKIGSVVVIGGGISGMLSALDLANSGYYVYLVEKSPSIGGVMSQLDKTFPTNDCAMUIISPTLVEVGRHLNIELITYSDIESIEGTAGNFKVKVKKRARSIFTDRCTGCGACVEACPVTQQAC, from the coding sequence ATGAACTCTGAAAAAATAGGATCTGTAGTGGTGATCGGCGGTGGTATTTCAGGCATGCTGTCAGCCCTGGATCTTGCAAATTCCGGGTATTATGTCTATCTGGTGGAAAAAAGTCCGTCCATTGGCGGTGTCATGTCCCAGCTGGACAAGACCTTTCCCACCAATGACTGTGCCATGTGAATTATCTCACCCACACTGGTCGAGGTCGGCCGGCATCTAAACATTGAACTGATCACCTATTCCGACATTGAATCCATTGAAGGAACTGCTGGAAATTTCAAAGTCAAGGTTAAAAAACGAGCAAGAAGCATATTTACAGATCGCTGCACCGGTTGCGGCGCCTGCGTTGAGGCGTGTCCCGTCACCCAGCAGGCCTGTTAA
- the miaA gene encoding tRNA (adenosine(37)-N6)-dimethylallyltransferase MiaA produces MKKILTICGPTGIGKTGFAIQLAQKFNGEIIGADSMQIYRHMEIGTAKPDAKERAMAPHHLIDFLDPGCEFDAGKYAAAADKAIGDIISRGKLPIVAGGTGLYIRALLYGLFRAAPVCTKTLERLTQELEEKGSQHLYDRLVRCDPGAAQKIHPNDQFRLIRALEVYATCGEAISGKQKEHGFKEPRYQSLTFGLSMDRPQLYERINQRVDIMVEQGLLHEVNALVEKGYSLDLKSMQSIGYRQMGMFIRGEVDFNEAVRLLKRDTRRYAKRQFTWFNKEPGLIWIDPVQKDKAFDLVDQFLADE; encoded by the coding sequence ATGAAAAAAATACTGACCATTTGCGGTCCAACAGGCATCGGCAAGACAGGGTTTGCCATCCAACTGGCCCAAAAATTCAACGGGGAAATCATCGGGGCCGATTCCATGCAGATATACAGGCATATGGAGATTGGAACGGCCAAACCCGATGCCAAGGAAAGGGCCATGGCCCCCCATCATCTCATTGATTTTCTGGACCCTGGTTGTGAATTTGATGCCGGAAAGTATGCTGCCGCCGCAGACAAGGCCATTGGTGATATTATTTCCCGGGGAAAACTGCCCATTGTTGCCGGGGGCACAGGCCTTTATATCCGGGCGCTTCTTTACGGACTTTTCAGGGCAGCACCTGTGTGCACCAAAACCCTGGAGCGTCTGACACAAGAACTTGAAGAAAAGGGAAGCCAACACCTTTATGACCGGCTGGTCCGTTGCGACCCTGGTGCGGCTCAAAAAATCCACCCCAACGACCAATTCAGGCTGATCCGTGCATTGGAGGTTTATGCCACCTGCGGCGAGGCCATATCCGGCAAGCAAAAAGAGCACGGATTTAAAGAACCGCGCTACCAAAGCCTGACATTCGGGCTTTCCATGGACCGGCCCCAGCTCTATGAACGGATCAACCAGCGGGTGGACATCATGGTTGAACAAGGCCTGCTTCACGAGGTCAATGCCCTGGTAGAAAAGGGATATTCACTGGATCTCAAATCCATGCAGTCCATCGGCTACCGGCAGATGGGTATGTTTATCAGGGGGGAGGTTGATTTTAACGAAGCCGTCCGGCTGTTAAAGCGGGATACCAGACGGTATGCCAAACGCCAGTTTACCTGGTTTAACAAAGAACCCGGCCTGATATGGATTGATCCCGTTCAAAAGGACAAGGCCTTTGATCTGGTGGATCAATTTTTAGCTGATGAATAA